GGTCCACGCCCACCAGCGCGAGGGGTTTGTCGATCAACAGGCGCTCTTCGTAATGGCCGCGTTCGACCTGGATCACATCGCCGGCTTGCGCTGCGCGGATGGCCGCCGCGATCGACTCGCCCGGGCTGACGCTGTGGCGGGCCGCGTGCGACAGCCCGGCCAGGGTGGCCGCAAGCAGGAGGAGACCGGCGCGCAGGAACGCACCGGCCAGCGTCGTCCCGGCAAGGCGCGCCCGCCTCACCGGACCTCCTTGATGGGAATGAAATAGCCGTCCTTGGCAATGGGCGTCAAGGGAAGGCCGGCCCGGCTGCGCCGCCTGCGCTCGGAAGACAGCGGCGGACAGGAGTGATCGTCGTAGTAGAGGATCTGGCACTCGAGGCACAGCAGGCACTCGCGCTGATCGATGCGCCCGCTCTTGTCGATCGAAAGCGCACTGCAACCCTTGGCGCAGGCATGGCAGGGGTTCCCGCATTCGGCCTTGCGCTTCAGCGGCACGGCGCGGAAGGTGGTGGGGATCGCCAATCCGGCCCCCAGCGGGCACAGGTACTTGCAGAACGGGCGCTCAATGAACAGCGAGACGCCGAACAGTGCCACCCAGTACAGGACGAAGGGCCATGCCCGGCTCCAGAAGCCGCCCACGAGGAAGGTCGACTTGAAGGGCTCGACCTCGGCCATCTTCTCCGCTGTCTCGATCGAATAGAACGACACGGCCACCAGCAGCCCGAAGATGCCGTACTTGACCCACTTGAGCTTGTTGTGCCAGCGCATGGGCAAGTTGAACTGGAAGCGCCGCAGGCCGAGTGCCGCTGCCAGCTTGTGCGCCAGCTCGGCCAGCGCGCCGTAGGGGCACAGCCAGCCGCAGAACAGGCCGCGCCCCCAGATGAACACGGTGATGATTATGAACCACCAGAAGATGAAGATCAGCGGATCCGACAGGAACAGCTCCCAGCGCCACTCGAAGAGGATGGCGTGCAGCCAGGTCATCACGTGGGTGATGCTGGGCACCGCGAGCGCGTAGAAGCCGATGAAGCCAACACTGATCACCCAGATGATGTAGCGCGGCACGGTGACCCAGCGTTTGTCCTTGCGCGTCGCCTTGCGCACCAGCTTGTCGTGCACGGCGTACACCCCGGCCACGGCCGCGAGGAACAGCACCAGCGCAATGACCTCGGCCTGCTTGGCCTGCCACACCGCGACCCACGCCGCCTGCGGCCGCTGCACGGCCGGCCGCCCGCCCTCCAGGTAGCGCGCGGGCAGCCAGTATTCCCGCTCGAATCCGGAGAAGGTGCGGGCACCGGTCTGCTGATCCACCCGGCTCGCCAGGTACACCAGGCTCCATGGATAGGCACCGCTGAACCCGCCGCCGCGCAGGATGAAGATCCCGGACTCGCGATACTCGGGCGCGCCGGGCGCCGCGAAACCGGGGAACGGAAGGTAGTCCAGGTCGCGGAAGGTGAAGGTATCACGCCCCTGGATCACCTGGATCCGGTCGAAGATGCCGCCGCGCACGAATCCGGAGCCCTTGAACGAGCCCGTACCCTGCGCGACGATGAAGATGGCGTGCTCGTCGGGCTTCAGGCCCGCCATCAGCTGCCGCCACGCTTCCGCGCCCAGCACGTTGGATCCCACGTTCGGCGCGTTGAGGTAGCCGAAATGCATGTCTAGGTGTGGCTGGCCGGTGTCGGCCTCGCCGATCTGCCTGGGCTCGACGGTCAGCCGCTGCACGCTGCCTTCCTTGGTGAGCGCATTCCAGTCCAGCTTCCCGGCGATCTCGGTGAACTTCGCCGCCGGCTTTTCCTGCGCCTTGACGAGGCCCACCTGGCGCGCGACTTCGTAGGCCGAGCGCGTGATGACCTGGTTCTGCGCAATCACCG
Above is a window of Ramlibacter tataouinensis DNA encoding:
- a CDS encoding 4Fe-4S binding protein, translated to MSRMSAIARRVLSLLAGLALAAGAFAQTYEAQLSPKLSSDPDMCAHAPCAEVLPGADSFSTRKGRPAYVEAYATRGGAKQLVGYVFLSTDIVDIPAYSGKPVVTLIGMDTKGIITGVKILKHSEPILLLGIPESKLLGFIGQYVGKSASDKIEVGRGRAEPGTTRIDAISGATVTVIAQNQVITRSAYEVARQVGLVKAQEKPAAKFTEIAGKLDWNALTKEGSVQRLTVEPRQIGEADTGQPHLDMHFGYLNAPNVGSNVLGAEAWRQLMAGLKPDEHAIFIVAQGTGSFKGSGFVRGGIFDRIQVIQGRDTFTFRDLDYLPFPGFAAPGAPEYRESGIFILRGGGFSGAYPWSLVYLASRVDQQTGARTFSGFEREYWLPARYLEGGRPAVQRPQAAWVAVWQAKQAEVIALVLFLAAVAGVYAVHDKLVRKATRKDKRWVTVPRYIIWVISVGFIGFYALAVPSITHVMTWLHAILFEWRWELFLSDPLIFIFWWFIIITVFIWGRGLFCGWLCPYGALAELAHKLAAALGLRRFQFNLPMRWHNKLKWVKYGIFGLLVAVSFYSIETAEKMAEVEPFKSTFLVGGFWSRAWPFVLYWVALFGVSLFIERPFCKYLCPLGAGLAIPTTFRAVPLKRKAECGNPCHACAKGCSALSIDKSGRIDQRECLLCLECQILYYDDHSCPPLSSERRRRSRAGLPLTPIAKDGYFIPIKEVR